The proteins below are encoded in one region of Oryzias melastigma strain HK-1 linkage group LG7, ASM292280v2, whole genome shotgun sequence:
- the cbx5 gene encoding chromobox protein homolog 5 encodes MGKKSREEKSSSSDEEEYVVEKVLDRRVVKGRVEFFLKWKGYSEKHNTWEPEKNLDCPELIAEFMKTYKKTSSGSATPSTGSSKSNTGSSGRSKESGSLKKKGSDEEEEEEEEGGSKPKKKKEEEILVARGFERGLEPEKIIGATDSCGDLMFLMKWKDSDEADLVLAKEANHKCPQIVIAFYEERLTWHEDGDKKEKDAVSA; translated from the exons ATGGGCAAAAAGTCTCGCGAAGAGAAATCCTCATCCTCTGACGAAGAAGAATATGTCGTGGAAAAGGTGTTGGACAGGAGAGTCGTGAAAGGCAGAGTGGAATTCTTCCTGAAGTGGAAAGGATACTCAGA GAAGCACAACACATGGGAGCCagagaagaatttggattgcCCTGAACTTATTGCAGAGTTCATGAAAACCTACAAGAAAACCAGCAGCGGGAGTGCCACACCAAGTACTGGTTCCAGCAAATCCAACACAGGATCATCTGGCCGCTCCAAAGAATCTGGTAGCTTGAAGAAAAAAGGttcagatgaggaggaggaggaagaggaagagggtGGAAGTAAAcctaagaagaagaaagag GAGGAAATTCTAGTCGCACGTGGCTTTGAAAGAGGACTTGAGCCGGAGAAAATCATTGGAGCAACTGATTCATGCGGAGACCTAATGTTCCTCATGAAATG GAAAGATTCAGATGAAGCGGATCTCGTTCTTGCCAAGGAGGCCAATCATAAGTGTCCACAAATCGTCATAGCCTTCTACGAGGAGCGCCTCACTTGGCATGAAGACGGTGACAAGAAGGAGAAGGATGCCGTTAGTGCTTGA
- the hnrnpa1b gene encoding heterogeneous nuclear ribonucleoprotein A1b, with protein sequence MSKDVPREPEQLRKLFIGGLSFETTDESLRAHFEQWGTLTDCVVMRDPNSKRSRGFGFVTYSSVQEVDAAMSARPHKVDGRVVEPKRAVSREDSNRPGAHITVKKIFVGGIKEDTEESHLRDYFQQFGKIEVIDIMTDRNTGKKRGFAFVTFDDHDSVDRIVIQKYHTINSHNCEVRKALTKQEMQSAGMGMRGGRSSGGGRPYDYDRGFNQGGRGRYGDGPYNGNGGGDGGYGGGPGGPGGYNSGNRGYNQGYNQGGGYGGNGYDSNGYGNCGSGNNYNNMGHYDPQASNFGPMKNNFGGGGGGGGRNFSGYGGGSNNGGGYGRPGRF encoded by the exons ATGTCGAAAGAC GTCCCACGTGAGCCAGAGCAGCTTCGCAAGCTCTTTATTGGAGGCCTGAGCTTCGAGACAACAGATGAAAGCCTCCGAGCTCACTTTGAGCAATGGGGTACCCTGACAGACTGTGTT gTGATGAGGGATCCAAACAGCAAGAGGTCTCGGGGTTTTGGCTTTGTGACCTACTCCTCTGTCCAAGAAGTTGATGCCGCCATGTCTGCTCGTCCACATAAGGTTGATGGACGAGTGGTGGAACCCAAACGAGCAGTTTCTAGAGAG GATTCAAATCGTCCTGGTGCTCACATAACTgtgaaaaagatttttgttggAGGGATCAAGGAAGACACAGAAGAATCCCACCTGAGGGATTACTTCCAACAGTTTGGCAAAATTGAAGTCATTGATATTATGACTGACCGAAACACTGGAAAAAAGAGGGGCTTTGCCTTTGTTACCTTTGATGATCACGATTCTGTTGACAGGATTGTCA tccAGAAATACCACACAATCAATTCCCACAACTGTGAGGTGAGAAAAGCCCTGACCAAACAGGAGATGCAGAGTGCTGGAATGGGAATGAGGGGTGGCCGGAGCAGCGGGGGTGGAAGACCCTATGACTATGACAGAGGGTTTAACCAAG GTGGCAGGGGCAGATATGGAGATGGTCCTTACAACGGTAACGGAGGAGGTGATGGCG GTTATGGAGGTGGCCCAGGTGGTCCTGGAGGTTATAACAGTGGCAACCGTGGATACAACCAGGGCTACAACCAAGGTGGTGGATATGGTGGAAATGGTTATGATAGTAATGGTTATG GAAACTGTGGAAGTGGCAATAACTACAACAACATGGGCCACTATGACCCCCAGGCTTCTAACTTTGGTCCAATGAAGAACAActttggtggtggtggtggcggCGGAGGCCGAAACTTCA GTGGATATGGTGGTGGTTCTAACAACGGCGGTGGCTATGGCCGTCCAGGACGATTCTGA